A stretch of Desulfobulbaceae bacterium DNA encodes these proteins:
- the cobI gene encoding precorrin-2 C(20)-methyltransferase — protein sequence MTGKFYVVGVGPGDPELLTLRSIRILKESSVLIVPKGKEDGNSTALAIIDQIVPMEDKEIIEIYFPMKKIRMAEKPDADVDAAWQHAARIIVDKIKAGHTVSFPTIGDPAIYSTGFYTCQTLLSIAPEIDTAIVPGVSSIGACAATAGIPLCQGDDMMAVIPATFANDKLTEVFSSFQTVVLMKVYRVMDRIVALLDDLDLLEHALLVERNSHNSERIFTDLKEAQRADLHYFSTIIVRKR from the coding sequence ATGACAGGTAAGTTTTATGTTGTCGGTGTTGGCCCAGGTGATCCTGAGCTACTCACCTTACGAAGTATTCGCATCTTAAAAGAGAGTTCTGTGCTTATCGTGCCCAAGGGCAAAGAAGACGGCAACTCCACGGCACTTGCAATTATCGATCAGATTGTGCCAATGGAAGATAAAGAGATCATCGAGATCTATTTCCCCATGAAAAAAATCCGCATGGCAGAAAAACCGGATGCCGACGTTGATGCCGCCTGGCAACACGCCGCACGAATAATTGTCGATAAAATTAAGGCGGGCCATACTGTTTCTTTTCCAACCATCGGTGACCCGGCAATATACAGTACCGGATTTTACACCTGCCAGACCTTACTAAGTATTGCCCCGGAAATCGACACAGCAATCGTCCCTGGAGTCTCTTCTATCGGTGCCTGTGCGGCAACAGCAGGAATACCGCTTTGCCAAGGCGATGATATGATGGCGGTCATCCCAGCAACATTTGCCAATGACAAACTCACCGAGGTATTCTCCTCCTTTCAAACGGTTGTGCTCATGAAGGTGTATCGGGTAATGGACCGTATCGTTGCCTTACTTGATGATCTTGATCTTCTTGAGCATGCCCTGCTGGTTGAACGAAACTCACATAATTCAGAAAGAATTTTTACTGACCTCAAAGAGGCACAGCGTGCTGACCTGCACTATTTTTCAACCATTATTGTGAGGAAGCGATGA
- the cobM gene encoding precorrin-4 C(11)-methyltransferase, with protein sequence MNPIYFVGAGPGDPELITMKGHRLLSQADLIIYAGSLVNPHLLDGLAAEIHNSASMNLDEIVTLMIASHRQNKKVVRLHTGDPAIFGAIKEQMVLLDSATIPYEVIPGVSSAAATAAALKAELTLPEVSQTVIITRQAGRTPVPEKEQLRLLAAHQATMLIFLSVGLIDTVMEELRLGGYPDTTPVAVVEKASWPEQKIVRGDIASIAGQIHSAKITKTAMIAVGRVFGQDELQAVSKLYDKEFTHGCRA encoded by the coding sequence ATGAACCCAATCTATTTTGTAGGAGCTGGCCCAGGCGACCCCGAGCTCATAACCATGAAGGGACACCGTCTACTCAGTCAGGCAGATCTGATTATTTACGCTGGTTCTCTGGTAAACCCGCATCTGCTGGATGGCCTTGCGGCTGAGATTCACAACTCTGCCTCGATGAACCTTGATGAAATTGTTACTTTGATGATCGCCTCACATCGACAAAATAAAAAAGTGGTACGGCTGCACACCGGTGATCCAGCCATATTTGGTGCGATTAAGGAGCAGATGGTACTACTCGACAGTGCCACTATCCCTTACGAGGTGATCCCTGGTGTCAGTTCTGCGGCAGCCACTGCAGCCGCCTTGAAAGCAGAATTGACCCTGCCGGAAGTTTCACAGACCGTGATTATAACCAGGCAGGCGGGAAGGACTCCCGTGCCGGAGAAAGAACAGTTGCGCCTGCTTGCCGCCCATCAGGCAACCATGCTCATTTTTTTAAGTGTCGGGCTGATCGATACAGTTATGGAGGAACTTCGATTAGGAGGCTATCCGGATACAACCCCTGTTGCTGTAGTCGAGAAGGCCAGTTGGCCGGAACAAAAAATCGTCAGAGGTGATATTGCCTCAATTGCCGGCCAGATCCATTCAGCCAAAATCACCAAGACGGCGATGATTGCCGTAGGTCGCGTATTTGGCCAGGATGAGCTGCAAGCGGTCTCCAAGCTTTACGACAAAGAGTTCACACATGGCTGCAGGGCTTAG
- a CDS encoding disulfide bond formation protein B, with protein sequence MSNSDSTSNPSWTLLFLCWLLVSISTMGSIFFSNVMEFAPCVLCWYQRICLFPLVLILAAGLFPFDKTVVKYALPLAVVGWAIALYHNLLYSGIIPENLQPCSQGVSCTEEYINLFGFLTLPMLSLLSFTIIIALLTVLKRRLSK encoded by the coding sequence ATGTCCAATTCTGACTCGACTTCAAATCCAAGCTGGACTCTTCTGTTTCTATGTTGGCTGCTGGTGAGCATATCAACAATGGGCAGCATTTTTTTCAGCAATGTCATGGAGTTTGCCCCCTGTGTATTGTGCTGGTACCAGAGGATATGTTTGTTTCCTTTAGTACTGATACTGGCCGCCGGTCTTTTCCCCTTTGATAAAACTGTTGTGAAGTATGCCTTACCTTTGGCTGTGGTCGGTTGGGCTATCGCGCTGTATCATAATTTACTCTACTCAGGGATTATCCCTGAAAACCTGCAACCCTGCAGCCAGGGTGTTTCATGTACAGAAGAGTACATCAATCTGTTTGGCTTTTTGACATTACCCATGCTTTCGTTATTATCATTTACAATTATTATAGCACTACTAACTGTTCTGAAAAGGAGGTTGTCTAAATGA
- a CDS encoding thioredoxin domain-containing protein, translating to MAKENASTFIRDHSPTRGSDDAKVFLVEFMDPACETCAAFSPLVKQIMDANPGKIKLVLRYAPFHDGADSFVKILEAAKKQGKYWETLDVMFKSQPYWASHSNPQPQRLWQFLPKAGLDIEQIRKDMNDPAIAQIVEQDIADAKTLNVHKTPGYFVNGRPLQTFGFRQLQELVQSEIDANYPTN from the coding sequence ATGGCTAAAGAGAATGCTTCAACCTTTATCAGAGACCACTCGCCAACCCGTGGCAGCGATGACGCGAAAGTATTCCTTGTCGAATTTATGGATCCAGCGTGTGAGACTTGCGCCGCTTTTTCGCCATTAGTAAAACAGATAATGGATGCTAATCCCGGCAAGATCAAACTTGTTCTCCGTTATGCCCCATTTCATGATGGCGCCGATTCCTTTGTTAAAATTTTGGAGGCGGCAAAAAAACAGGGGAAATATTGGGAGACATTGGACGTCATGTTCAAGTCTCAGCCTTACTGGGCAAGTCACAGCAACCCTCAACCGCAGCGACTGTGGCAGTTCTTACCAAAAGCCGGGCTTGACATAGAACAGATCCGAAAGGATATGAACGACCCGGCAATTGCCCAGATCGTAGAACAAGACATTGCTGATGCAAAAACGCTTAACGTTCACAAAACGCCTGGGTATTTTGTCAACGGGAGACCGCTTCAGACTTTTGGATTTCGACAATTACAAGAACTCGTTCAATCTGAAATTGATGCAAACTATCCAACTAACTGA
- a CDS encoding TlpA family protein disulfide reductase → MKRISCLLPTVFLLLLLVTACGEAPQVAEVGKPAPDFTLVDGNGKTWTLSDLKGQVVFINFWATWCPPCREEMPSMQRLYSMLPKDSFEMLAVLSQDDPKLAKSFAQKLGITMPILDDQANKIGPAYGLTGVPETFIVDKQGVLREKFIGPAQWDAPVYQQMLMKYINQ, encoded by the coding sequence ATGAAGAGAATATCATGTTTATTGCCAACAGTTTTTTTACTCCTACTCTTAGTTACAGCCTGCGGGGAAGCCCCCCAAGTAGCGGAAGTAGGTAAACCTGCCCCTGATTTTACGCTGGTAGACGGAAACGGCAAGACCTGGACTCTGTCTGATCTCAAAGGACAGGTGGTGTTTATTAATTTTTGGGCAACCTGGTGTCCCCCTTGTCGAGAAGAGATGCCCTCAATGCAAAGACTCTATTCTATGCTCCCCAAAGATAGCTTTGAAATGCTGGCAGTATTGAGTCAGGATGACCCAAAACTGGCTAAGAGCTTTGCCCAGAAACTCGGCATCACTATGCCGATTCTTGATGACCAGGCCAACAAAATCGGTCCGGCATACGGTCTCACAGGTGTTCCAGAAACATTTATAGTTGACAAACAGGGTGTTCTTCGCGAAAAATTTATCGGCCCAGCTCAGTGGGACGCGCCAGTCTATCAGCAAATGTTGATGAAATATATCAACCAGTAG